The Oscillospiraceae bacterium genome contains a region encoding:
- a CDS encoding MATE family efflux transporter, protein MNGDLTRGPVLKTMLWFAAPMIAGNLLQQCYNVADTLIVGRFLGPDALAAVGSAFTLMTFLTSILLGLCMGSGAVFSIRFGQRDQAALEEGICAAFVLIAALAAALCLAAFAGVDWIIAFLKVPAGVRGVMREYLVVIFWGIAATFLYNFFASLLRALGNSAVPLVFLAVSAVLNIALDLWFVLGLGLGVAGAAAATVIAQYVSGLGIAAYAWLRCPALRAGASRRRLRWACVKEIAGFSFLTCLQQSVMNLGILLVQGLVNSFGTTVMAAFAAAVKIDAFAYMPVQDFGNAFSTFIAQNFGARKAQRIRQGLRCAVWAALGFCAVISVAVWALARPLMLLFVSGQETAILAEGVRYLRIEGAFYCGIGCLSLLYGFYRALGRPGMSVVLTVVSLGTRVALAYLLSSLPGVGVVGIWWSVPIGWALADAVGLVYYRLRKNRLLCLESPACDP, encoded by the coding sequence ATGAACGGCGACCTGACCCGGGGCCCGGTGTTGAAAACCATGCTGTGGTTTGCCGCCCCCATGATCGCGGGCAACCTTTTGCAGCAGTGCTATAATGTGGCCGACACCCTGATCGTGGGGCGCTTTTTGGGGCCGGACGCGCTGGCGGCGGTGGGCTCCGCCTTTACCCTGATGACCTTTTTGACCTCGATTCTGCTGGGGCTGTGCATGGGCAGCGGGGCCGTGTTCTCCATCCGGTTCGGCCAGCGGGACCAGGCCGCCCTGGAGGAAGGCATCTGCGCTGCCTTTGTGCTGATCGCGGCGCTGGCCGCGGCGCTGTGCCTGGCCGCCTTTGCGGGTGTGGACTGGATCATCGCCTTTTTAAAGGTCCCTGCGGGAGTGCGGGGCGTCATGCGGGAATACCTGGTTGTGATCTTCTGGGGCATCGCGGCCACCTTTTTGTATAACTTCTTTGCCTCGCTGCTGCGGGCCCTGGGCAACTCGGCCGTGCCGCTGGTGTTCCTGGCCGTTTCGGCGGTGCTGAATATCGCGCTGGACCTGTGGTTCGTGCTGGGCCTTGGCCTGGGCGTTGCGGGCGCGGCCGCGGCAACCGTGATCGCCCAGTATGTTTCGGGCCTTGGCATTGCGGCCTACGCCTGGCTGCGGTGCCCGGCCCTGCGGGCGGGGGCAAGCCGCCGGCGGCTGCGCTGGGCCTGTGTAAAGGAGATCGCGGGCTTTTCCTTTTTGACCTGCCTGCAGCAATCCGTGATGAACCTGGGCATTCTGCTGGTGCAGGGCCTTGTGAACAGCTTCGGCACCACCGTAATGGCCGCGTTCGCCGCGGCGGTCAAGATCGACGCCTTCGCTTACATGCCGGTGCAGGATTTTGGCAACGCCTTTTCCACCTTCATTGCGCAGAACTTCGGTGCGCGAAAAGCACAGCGCATCCGCCAGGGCCTGCGCTGCGCGGTCTGGGCTGCGCTGGGCTTCTGCGCCGTGATCTCGGTCGCCGTGTGGGCGCTGGCCCGGCCCCTGATGCTGCTGTTCGTCAGCGGACAGGAAACCGCCATTCTTGCCGAGGGGGTGCGCTACCTGCGCATCGAGGGCGCGTTTTACTGCGGCATCGGCTGTTTGTCGCTGCTGTATGGGTTTTACCGCGCGCTGGGCAGGCCCGGCATGTCGGTGGTGCTCACCGTGGTTTCGCTGGGTACCCGGGTGGCGCTGGCGTATCTGCTCTCTTCCCTGCCGGGCGTGGGTGTCGTGGGCATCTGGTGGTCGGTGCCCATCGGCTGGGCCCTGGCCGACGCCGTGGGCCTTGTGTATTACAGGCTCCGCAAAAACCGCCTGCTGTGCCTCGAAAGCCCGGCCTGCGATCCATAA
- the tal1 gene encoding putative transaldolase 1 gives MRFFIDTANLEEIQKANDMGVISGVTTNPSLIAKEGRDYAETLKAIAAIVDGPISGEVKATTQDAAGMIAEGRAIYALDPAHMVVKIPMTIEGLKAIKALAAEGIPTNCTLIFSANQALLAARAGAAYVSPFLGRLDDISQPGIELVSTIAAMFANYTDLHTEIIAASVRSPIHVTDCALAGADIATVPYKVIEQMTRHPLTDAGIEKFRADYVKVFGE, from the coding sequence ATGCGCTTTTTCATTGACACCGCCAACCTGGAAGAGATCCAAAAGGCAAACGATATGGGCGTGATCAGCGGGGTGACGACGAACCCCAGCCTGATCGCAAAGGAAGGGCGGGACTACGCGGAAACGTTAAAGGCCATCGCCGCCATTGTGGACGGGCCTATCAGCGGCGAAGTAAAGGCCACCACGCAGGACGCGGCGGGCATGATCGCGGAGGGGCGGGCCATCTACGCGCTGGACCCCGCGCACATGGTGGTGAAGATCCCCATGACGATCGAGGGGCTCAAGGCCATCAAGGCGCTCGCGGCTGAGGGCATTCCCACCAACTGCACCCTGATTTTCTCGGCCAACCAGGCATTGCTGGCCGCCCGTGCGGGCGCGGCGTATGTGTCGCCCTTTTTGGGCCGGCTGGACGACATCAGCCAGCCCGGCATCGAGCTGGTCAGCACCATTGCGGCCATGTTCGCCAATTACACCGACCTGCACACCGAGATCATTGCGGCCAGCGTGCGCAGCCCCATCCATGTGACCGACTGTGCCCTGGCGGGCGCGGACATTGCCACCGTGCCCTACAAGGTGATCGAGCAGATGACAAGGCACCCCCTCACGGACGCGGGCATTGAAAAGTTCCGCGCCGATTACGTGAAGGTATTCGGCGAATAA
- a CDS encoding Trk family potassium uptake protein produces MESGNSSQLNQLMARAAAKKKRGKPHSPTRLIVGSFLGVILGGTLLLLLPFSTPDGIGVLDALFTATSATCVTGLVVRDTYQGFTGFGQGVIICLIQIGGLGLVTLASFFALALRRRASFHSMKLASESINTSDVAEARKLLFVVMKLAALFEGVGALLLAPVFVPEYGPQGICISVFLAISAFCNAGFDVLGREGAYASLTNYTANWYVQAVIMFLIIAGGLGFLVWHDLAQWRRTKHLTLHTKVVLFCTVLLIVGGTLSFAFLEWYNPVTLGGMGVGDKLVNSLFQSVSARTAGFNTVDLAGMSTITKCMMCILMFIGAAPGGTGGGIKVTTFSVILVTVASVATGREDAVIFRRKIDKKTVYRALSIAVLSLFAVILATLFVFFNTGANCGPLDSLFESVSAFATVGLSVGATANMEPLAKAITMVTMFVGRVGPVSLAISLAAPRKEGRFDVLPEGKISVG; encoded by the coding sequence TTGGAGAGCGGCAATTCCTCACAGCTGAACCAGCTTATGGCGCGGGCAGCTGCCAAGAAAAAACGGGGCAAGCCCCATTCGCCCACCCGCCTGATCGTGGGCAGCTTTTTGGGTGTGATCCTGGGGGGCACGCTGCTTTTGCTGCTGCCTTTTTCCACACCGGACGGCATTGGCGTGCTGGATGCGCTGTTCACCGCCACCAGCGCCACCTGTGTGACCGGCCTGGTGGTGCGCGATACCTACCAGGGCTTTACCGGCTTTGGGCAGGGGGTCATCATCTGCCTGATCCAGATCGGCGGCCTGGGCCTTGTTACCCTGGCCAGCTTTTTTGCCCTGGCGCTGCGGCGGCGGGCCAGCTTTCATTCCATGAAGCTGGCGAGCGAATCCATCAACACTTCGGATGTGGCCGAAGCCCGCAAGCTGCTGTTTGTGGTGATGAAGCTGGCCGCTCTGTTCGAGGGGGTTGGCGCGCTGCTGCTGGCGCCGGTGTTTGTGCCGGAATATGGGCCGCAGGGCATCTGCATTTCGGTGTTCCTTGCCATCTCGGCGTTCTGCAACGCCGGGTTTGACGTGCTGGGCCGGGAAGGGGCCTATGCCAGCCTTACCAACTACACCGCCAACTGGTATGTGCAGGCGGTAATCATGTTCCTGATCATCGCGGGCGGGCTGGGCTTTTTGGTCTGGCACGATCTGGCGCAGTGGCGCCGCACAAAACACCTGACCCTGCACACCAAGGTGGTTTTGTTCTGCACGGTGCTGCTCATTGTGGGCGGCACCCTGAGCTTTGCGTTTTTGGAGTGGTACAACCCGGTGACCCTGGGCGGCATGGGCGTGGGCGACAAGCTGGTAAACAGCCTGTTCCAGTCGGTCAGCGCCCGCACGGCGGGCTTTAACACGGTGGATCTGGCAGGCATGAGCACCATCACAAAATGCATGATGTGCATTCTGATGTTCATCGGCGCCGCGCCGGGCGGCACCGGCGGCGGCATTAAGGTCACCACCTTCAGCGTGATCCTGGTCACGGTGGCCAGCGTGGCCACCGGCCGGGAGGACGCGGTCATCTTCCGCCGCAAGATCGACAAGAAGACTGTGTACCGGGCGCTGTCCATCGCGGTGCTGAGCCTGTTTGCGGTGATTCTGGCCACCCTGTTCGTGTTCTTCAACACCGGCGCCAACTGCGGCCCGCTGGACAGCCTGTTTGAGTCGGTGAGCGCCTTTGCCACCGTGGGCCTGTCGGTGGGGGCCACGGCCAACATGGAGCCGCTGGCAAAGGCAATTACCATGGTCACCATGTTCGTGGGCCGCGTGGGGCCGGTTTCGCTGGCCATCAGCCTGGCCGCGCCCCGCAAAGAGGGCCGCTTCGATGTGCTGCCCGAGGGTAAGATCTCGGTGGGCTGA
- a CDS encoding zinc transporter, with product MLQRELYFALLGTGFTCLATVLGAAMVFFFKNDMGQGTQKAFLGFAAGVMIAASVWSLLLPAMEMAEAQGKNPLLPVCGGFAIGGAFLMVLDRIMPHLHIGSEEPEGLPAHLKRTTMIVLAITLHNIPEGMAVGLAFSVAAQDSSAAALPGAVALAIGMGLQNFPEGAAVSLPMRSQGVSKGRAFVCGALSGVVEPIFGLLTVLVAGSVTGIMPWVLAFAAGAMIYVVVEELIPEAHLGEHSHLGTVSVMLGFLVMMVLDVALG from the coding sequence ATGCTGCAGCGAGAACTGTATTTTGCCCTGTTGGGCACGGGGTTTACCTGCCTTGCCACCGTGCTGGGCGCTGCCATGGTGTTCTTTTTTAAAAACGATATGGGCCAAGGGACCCAAAAGGCGTTTTTGGGGTTTGCAGCCGGGGTCATGATCGCGGCGTCGGTCTGGTCGCTGCTGCTGCCCGCCATGGAAATGGCTGAGGCGCAGGGAAAAAACCCGCTGCTGCCGGTCTGCGGGGGCTTTGCCATCGGCGGCGCGTTTTTAATGGTGCTGGACCGCATCATGCCGCATCTGCACATCGGCAGCGAGGAGCCCGAGGGCCTGCCCGCCCATTTAAAGCGCACCACCATGATTGTGCTGGCGATCACGCTGCACAACATCCCCGAGGGCATGGCTGTGGGCCTGGCCTTTTCGGTGGCCGCGCAGGACAGCAGCGCCGCAGCGCTGCCGGGCGCTGTTGCGCTGGCCATCGGCATGGGGCTGCAAAATTTCCCGGAGGGCGCGGCGGTCAGCCTGCCCATGCGCAGCCAGGGGGTGAGCAAGGGCAGGGCGTTCGTTTGCGGCGCGCTGTCCGGCGTGGTGGAGCCGATCTTCGGCCTTTTAACGGTTCTGGTGGCAGGCAGCGTGACGGGGATCATGCCCTGGGTACTGGCGTTCGCAGCCGGGGCCATGATCTATGTGGTGGTGGAAGAACTGATCCCCGAGGCACACCTGGGGGAACATTCCCACCTGGGTACCGTCAGCGTGATGCTGGGGTTTCTCGTTATGATGGTACTGGATGTGGCGTTGGGCTGA
- a CDS encoding PadR family transcriptional regulator: protein MLNTSDILRGYTDTIILSHLAAGDSYGYEINKGLAQATGGRLELKEATLYTTFRRLEQGGMITSYWGDEQAGARRRYYSITPQGRLLYEENRRDWEAIKAILDQLLAPGGASNTTRRDPV, encoded by the coding sequence TTGCTGAATACATCGGATATCCTTCGCGGCTATACCGACACCATCATTCTTTCGCATCTTGCCGCGGGCGACAGCTACGGCTACGAGATCAACAAAGGGCTGGCCCAGGCGACCGGCGGGCGGCTGGAGCTGAAAGAAGCTACCCTCTACACCACCTTCCGCCGGCTGGAGCAAGGCGGCATGATCACCTCCTACTGGGGCGATGAACAGGCGGGGGCGCGGCGGCGCTACTACTCCATCACGCCGCAGGGCAGGCTCCTGTACGAAGAAAACCGCCGGGACTGGGAGGCCATTAAGGCCATTCTGGACCAGCTTTTGGCGCCGGGGGGCGCATCCAACACCACAAGGAGGGATCCTGTATGA
- the tadA gene encoding tRNA-specific adenosine deaminase, translated as MTDEELMRLALAEAEKAAALGEVPVGAVVAKDGVPVAMAHNTRETQKNATHHAELLAIDAACKALGGWRLWQCELFVTLEPCPMCSGAIINSRIKRVVYGAPDPKAGCCGSVTDLFALPFNHRPAVEGGLLAEEARAQLRQFFAALRQKREEKQ; from the coding sequence GTGACCGATGAAGAGCTGATGCGCCTGGCCCTGGCCGAGGCGGAAAAGGCCGCGGCGCTGGGCGAGGTGCCCGTGGGCGCTGTGGTGGCAAAGGACGGGGTGCCGGTGGCCATGGCGCACAATACCCGCGAAACCCAAAAGAACGCCACCCACCATGCGGAACTGCTGGCCATCGACGCGGCCTGTAAAGCCCTGGGCGGCTGGCGGCTTTGGCAGTGCGAGCTTTTTGTGACGCTGGAGCCCTGCCCCATGTGCAGCGGGGCCATCATCAACAGCCGCATAAAACGGGTGGTGTATGGCGCACCGGACCCCAAGGCGGGCTGCTGCGGCTCGGTGACCGACCTGTTTGCGCTGCCGTTCAACCACCGCCCTGCGGTGGAGGGGGGGCTTTTGGCGGAGGAGGCCAGGGCGCAGCTGCGGCAATTTTTTGCCGCGCTGCGGCAAAAGCGGGAGGAAAAGCAATGA
- the fabG gene encoding 3-oxoacyl-ACP reductase, translating to MRTVLITGGSRGIGAEAVRLFANAGCRVVLNYNASEEAAKALAAEFAGRVLPVRADVACRTEVEAMFRRAEAVFGGVDVLICNAGVAQQKLFTDLTEGEWRRMLDVHLTGAFHCCQCALPHMIRQRWGRIVTVSSMWGQVGGSCEAAYSAAKAGLIGLTKALAKEEGPSGVTVNCVAPGVIDTDMMAGFSEADRSALADETPVGALGTPRQVAEALLFLAGERAGYITGQVLGVNGGLVI from the coding sequence ATGAGAACCGTGCTCATTACCGGCGGCAGCCGGGGGATTGGGGCCGAGGCGGTGCGGCTGTTTGCAAATGCGGGGTGCCGGGTGGTGCTGAATTACAACGCCAGCGAAGAGGCCGCCAAAGCCCTTGCTGCGGAATTTGCGGGGCGCGTGCTGCCCGTGCGCGCGGATGTGGCATGCCGCACAGAGGTGGAGGCAATGTTCCGCCGTGCGGAGGCTGTGTTCGGCGGAGTGGACGTTCTGATCTGCAATGCGGGGGTGGCACAGCAAAAGCTGTTTACCGACCTGACGGAGGGCGAGTGGCGCCGCATGCTGGATGTGCACCTGACCGGGGCGTTCCACTGCTGCCAGTGCGCGCTGCCGCACATGATCCGGCAGCGGTGGGGGCGCATTGTGACCGTGAGCTCGATGTGGGGGCAGGTGGGCGGCAGCTGCGAGGCGGCGTATTCGGCGGCCAAGGCGGGGCTCATCGGCCTTACAAAAGCCCTGGCGAAGGAGGAAGGCCCCAGCGGCGTGACCGTGAACTGCGTTGCCCCGGGTGTGATCGACACGGACATGATGGCCGGGTTTTCCGAGGCGGACCGTTCGGCCCTGGCGGACGAAACCCCGGTGGGGGCCCTGGGCACCCCGCGGCAGGTGGCCGAAGCCCTGCTCTTTTTGGCGGGCGAGCGGGCCGGATACATTACCGGCCAGGTGCTGGGCGTAAACGGCGGCCTGGTGATATAG